The proteins below come from a single Terriglobia bacterium genomic window:
- a CDS encoding polymer-forming cytoskeletal protein, producing the protein MWKPTNQPATGGPTPSPEPQRASAPTFTPPAEPTSAAAPRTASMTSQDQATIGKSLVIKGEVTGSESLYIDGRVEGSINLSGNRVTIGRNGVVNANINAREIVVTGKVRGNLVASDRVDIRNEGSLTGDVIAQRISIEDGAYFKGGIDIRKPGQKANGEAKDAGMPAETGTGTSATGARA; encoded by the coding sequence ATGTGGAAGCCCACGAACCAACCCGCCACCGGCGGGCCGACCCCGAGCCCGGAACCGCAGCGCGCGAGCGCTCCCACCTTCACGCCTCCGGCGGAGCCAACTTCCGCCGCAGCTCCCAGGACTGCCTCCATGACCTCGCAAGATCAGGCGACCATCGGCAAATCGCTCGTCATCAAGGGCGAAGTGACTGGCTCGGAATCGCTTTACATTGACGGCCGCGTCGAAGGATCCATCAACCTCTCCGGTAACCGCGTCACCATTGGGCGCAACGGAGTGGTCAACGCCAACATCAACGCCCGCGAGATCGTCGTCACCGGCAAGGTGCGCGGCAACCTCGTGGCCAGCGACCGTGTGGACATCCGTAACGAAGGCTCACTGACGGGCGATGTCATCGCCCAGCGTATCTCCATCGAGGACGGCGCTTACTTCAAGGGTGGGATTGACATCCGCAAGCCCGGCCAGAAAGCCAATGGCGAGGCCAAGGATGCCGGCATGCCGGCCGAGACCGGCACGGGCACGTCCGCGACCGGCGCGCGCGCGTAG
- the pth gene encoding aminoacyl-tRNA hydrolase: MKLVVGLGNPGIEYQFTPHNLGFLAVDRIAEQCGTEVSNRRCHALTGKARIGNEDVVLAKPETYMNLSGLSVRDLVGELKIDPARDLVVIYDELDLPWGAIRVRQRGSSAGHKGMESVIAALGTQEILRIRLGTAPDFAVSDGAKYGLSQLKKSQFEVVDQELDAAAEAVKVIFTEGPAAAMNRFNRKASGAAAEED; this comes from the coding sequence ATGAAGCTGGTCGTCGGACTTGGAAATCCCGGCATCGAGTACCAGTTCACGCCGCACAATCTCGGGTTCCTGGCGGTGGACCGCATCGCCGAGCAGTGCGGAACGGAAGTGAGCAACCGCCGCTGCCACGCGCTCACCGGCAAAGCGCGCATCGGCAACGAAGACGTCGTGCTGGCCAAGCCCGAGACGTACATGAACCTGAGCGGGCTGTCGGTGCGGGACCTGGTTGGCGAATTGAAAATTGATCCGGCGCGCGACCTGGTGGTGATTTACGACGAGCTCGACCTGCCCTGGGGCGCGATTCGCGTCCGGCAGCGGGGGAGTTCGGCGGGCCACAAGGGCATGGAGTCGGTGATCGCTGCGCTGGGGACGCAGGAAATTCTGCGTATCCGGCTGGGCACGGCGCCCGATTTTGCGGTCAGCGACGGCGCCAAGTATGGGCTGTCGCAGTTGAAGAAGTCGCAGTTCGAGGTGGTGGACCAGGAATTGGATGCCGCCGCCGAAGCGGTGAAGGTGATTTTCACCGAAGGCCCTGCCGCGGCGATGAACCGCTTCAACCGCAAGGCGAGCGGCGCGGCGGCGGAAGAGGATTGA
- the murJ gene encoding murein biosynthesis integral membrane protein MurJ, whose protein sequence is MSTPAENVEPGKQESAGRGSAATVALGILLSRIAGLVRDRVFAHYFGNSDAADAFRAAFRIPNFLQNLFGEGVLSASFIPVYARLNAEQRHDEASETAEATFVFLFLITSVLVVVGVFAAPWLIAAIAPGFAGDKRLLTIRLVQVLFPGAGLLVFSAWCLGILNSHRRFLLSYTAPILWNAAIIAAFLWKGGHQSQPRLAVTVALGSVAGSALQFAVQLPAVLRFLRPLRIPKRLGSEHVRGVVKNFFPVFVSRGVVQISAYIDSLLASFLPTGAVAALSYAQTLYALPVSLFGMSVSAAELPAMSSALGSTEEIASALRQRLAQGLQQIAFFVVPSAAAFLFLGNVVVATIYRSGQFTARDVTYVWGVLAGSAVGLLASTSGRLYSSAFYALRDTRTPLKFAVVRVALTLALGYFCALPLPPLLGIDRRWGVAGLTLSAGVAGWIEFVLLRRSLQNRIGTVPYSMASVLKMWLAALLAAAAGYGIETALRGHSPLLVGPCVLLPFGGIYLALTHWMGISMMEGVWRRLRRVR, encoded by the coding sequence ATGTCCACGCCCGCGGAAAACGTAGAGCCCGGAAAACAGGAATCAGCGGGTCGGGGCTCTGCTGCCACCGTCGCGCTGGGAATTCTCCTGAGCCGGATTGCCGGCCTGGTGCGCGATCGGGTGTTCGCCCACTACTTTGGCAACTCCGATGCCGCCGACGCATTCCGCGCCGCGTTTCGCATTCCCAATTTCCTGCAGAACCTGTTCGGCGAGGGAGTGCTGTCCGCTTCCTTCATTCCGGTATATGCGCGGCTGAATGCCGAGCAGCGCCACGATGAAGCCTCGGAAACGGCGGAAGCGACATTCGTCTTCTTGTTCCTGATCACCTCCGTGCTGGTGGTGGTGGGCGTGTTCGCGGCGCCATGGCTGATTGCTGCCATCGCCCCGGGTTTCGCGGGCGATAAGCGCCTGCTCACCATCCGGCTGGTCCAAGTCCTGTTTCCGGGCGCGGGGCTGCTGGTGTTTTCCGCGTGGTGTCTGGGCATTCTCAACAGCCATCGCAGGTTCCTGCTTTCCTACACCGCCCCGATCCTGTGGAATGCGGCGATCATTGCCGCGTTTCTGTGGAAGGGCGGACACCAATCCCAGCCGCGGCTGGCGGTAACGGTCGCCCTGGGGTCGGTGGCCGGCAGCGCGCTCCAGTTTGCGGTGCAACTTCCCGCCGTGCTGCGCTTCCTGCGTCCCCTGCGGATTCCGAAAAGGTTGGGCTCCGAGCACGTCCGCGGCGTGGTGAAGAATTTCTTCCCGGTATTTGTCAGCCGCGGCGTGGTGCAGATCAGCGCTTACATTGATTCCCTGCTGGCCAGCTTTCTGCCCACCGGGGCGGTGGCGGCGCTCAGCTATGCGCAGACGCTCTATGCGCTGCCGGTCAGCCTGTTCGGGATGTCGGTGTCGGCCGCCGAACTGCCTGCCATGTCGAGCGCCCTGGGCAGCACCGAGGAGATTGCCAGTGCGCTGCGCCAACGCCTGGCGCAGGGACTGCAGCAGATCGCTTTCTTCGTGGTCCCCTCGGCCGCAGCGTTCCTGTTTCTGGGCAACGTGGTGGTGGCGACCATCTACCGCTCCGGCCAGTTCACCGCCCGCGACGTGACCTACGTCTGGGGTGTACTCGCGGGCTCGGCGGTCGGATTGCTGGCTTCGACCTCGGGGCGGCTGTACTCCTCGGCGTTTTACGCGCTTCGGGACACGCGCACGCCTTTGAAGTTTGCCGTCGTTCGTGTCGCGCTCACGCTGGCGCTGGGCTATTTTTGCGCGCTGCCGCTGCCGCCTTTGCTCGGCATCGACCGGCGCTGGGGAGTTGCCGGATTGACGCTGTCGGCCGGCGTTGCCGGGTGGATCGAGTTTGTCCTGCTGCGGAGATCGTTGCAGAACCGCATTGGGACCGTGCCCTACTCCATGGCAAGCGTGCTGAAGATGTGGCTCGCCGCGCTGCTGGCTGCGGCCGCCGGATACGGAATCGAGACCGCGCTGCGCGGCCACTCACCGCTGCTGGTCGGGCCCTGCGTGCTGCTGCCGTTTGGTGGAATCTACCTGGCGCTGACCCACTGGATGGGGATTTCGATGATGGAAGGCGTGTGGCGCCGGCTGCGGCGGGTGAGGTGA
- a CDS encoding ribose-phosphate pyrophosphokinase, translated as MRTASASNAMATTVVTTTHEKKDAGTQPKERKPMRGRSDDRLKIFCGTANPALADEICAFLGIPRGQTYITRFSDGEHYVQILENVRGADVFVLQPTCHPVDSHLMELLLMIDALKRASARRITPVIPYYGYARQDRKDKPRSPISSKLVADLLTTAGADRALIVDLHAPQIQGFFNIPVDHLFASPVLVGYFREQAFPDLTVVSPDAGGVERARFFAKKMDSALAIVDKRRVDIDETEVMHVIGDVKGRPCLILDDIIDTAGTLVKTANALLESGATKVVACATHPVLSGPAIERISTSPLEQVVVTNTIPLSEAGRNEPKIKVLSVAGLVARAIQSIHEETSVSKLFA; from the coding sequence ATGCGTACCGCATCCGCGAGCAATGCTATGGCAACCACGGTGGTTACGACGACGCACGAAAAGAAGGACGCCGGCACACAGCCGAAGGAGCGTAAGCCGATGCGAGGCCGCAGCGACGACCGGCTGAAAATTTTCTGCGGCACGGCGAACCCGGCGCTGGCCGACGAGATCTGCGCCTTTCTCGGCATTCCGCGCGGGCAGACCTACATCACGCGCTTTTCCGACGGCGAGCACTACGTGCAGATTCTTGAGAACGTGCGCGGCGCTGACGTCTTCGTTTTGCAGCCCACCTGCCATCCGGTGGATTCGCACCTGATGGAGCTGCTGCTGATGATTGACGCGCTCAAGCGCGCCTCCGCCCGCCGCATCACGCCGGTGATTCCGTATTACGGATACGCGCGCCAGGACCGCAAGGACAAGCCGCGCTCTCCCATCAGCTCCAAGCTGGTCGCCGACCTGCTGACCACCGCCGGCGCCGACCGCGCCCTGATCGTGGACCTGCACGCGCCCCAGATCCAGGGCTTCTTCAACATCCCGGTGGACCACTTGTTCGCCTCGCCGGTGCTGGTGGGCTATTTCCGGGAACAGGCATTCCCCGACCTCACCGTGGTTTCGCCGGATGCGGGCGGCGTGGAGCGCGCCCGGTTTTTTGCCAAGAAGATGGATTCGGCGCTCGCCATCGTGGACAAACGCCGCGTCGACATCGATGAGACGGAAGTCATGCACGTGATCGGCGACGTCAAGGGCCGCCCCTGTCTCATCCTCGACGACATCATTGACACCGCCGGAACCCTGGTGAAGACGGCCAACGCGCTGCTGGAAAGCGGCGCTACCAAGGTGGTCGCCTGCGCCACCCACCCGGTGCTGTCCGGGCCGGCCATCGAACGAATTTCCACTTCGCCGCTGGAGCAGGTGGTGGTGACCAACACGATTCCGCTCTCCGAGGCGGGACGGAACGAGCCCAAGATCAAGGTGCTCTCGGTCGCCGGGCTGGTCGCGCGCGCGATCCAGTCCATTCACGAAGAGACCTCGGTGAGCAAGTTGTTCGCGTAG
- the rpsR gene encoding 30S ribosomal protein S18 — protein sequence MADETTRTPAPANGGEQTATATATATAAPTQSSGPGYGQRGPRPQRPGGSREGGRKYFRRKKVCKFCVEKIDAINYKDVRLLAQFVAESGKIVPRRLTGVCTPHQRRLSTAIKQARNIALLPFAGRA from the coding sequence ATGGCAGACGAAACCACCCGTACTCCGGCTCCGGCCAATGGCGGCGAGCAGACCGCGACCGCGACCGCGACCGCGACCGCCGCCCCCACGCAGTCCTCAGGGCCCGGCTATGGTCAGCGCGGACCGCGCCCGCAGCGCCCCGGAGGTTCCCGCGAAGGCGGCCGCAAGTATTTCCGCCGCAAGAAAGTGTGCAAATTCTGTGTCGAGAAAATCGACGCCATCAACTACAAAGATGTGCGTCTGCTGGCACAGTTCGTCGCCGAGAGCGGCAAGATCGTGCCCCGGCGCCTGACCGGCGTTTGCACGCCGCACCAGCGGCGGCTTTCCACCGCCATCAAGCAGGCGCGCAACATCGCTCTGCTGCCGTTTGCGGGACGCGCCTAG
- a CDS encoding 50S ribosomal protein L25: protein MATTEMETVVEAQPREANGKNVARRLRKSGKVPAVVYGAGKPPLSVSVDPKQIARILHSEAGHNTIFDLQVDGERTKAMIVEWQYEPIKGSLLHLDLQRIAMDRRLKVQVPISLQGEAAGVKQQGGILDQVLREVEVECLPGDIPSHIDADVSDLVFGQSLRVSDLPLDRSKVKILTPADQVVAHVTSVKEEVAPAPEAVAADAAAAPAEPEVIKKGKQETAEEGAEAVAEKAEKPEKAEKKEKK from the coding sequence ATGGCAACGACAGAGATGGAAACAGTGGTAGAAGCGCAGCCCCGCGAGGCGAACGGCAAGAACGTCGCCCGCCGCCTGCGCAAGAGTGGGAAGGTGCCCGCCGTGGTGTACGGCGCCGGCAAGCCGCCCTTGTCGGTGAGCGTGGATCCCAAGCAGATTGCGCGCATCCTGCATTCCGAGGCGGGGCACAACACGATTTTCGACCTGCAAGTCGACGGCGAGCGCACCAAGGCGATGATCGTCGAATGGCAGTACGAGCCCATCAAGGGCTCTCTGCTCCACCTCGACCTGCAGCGCATCGCCATGGACCGGCGCCTGAAGGTGCAGGTGCCGATCTCTCTCCAGGGCGAAGCGGCCGGCGTCAAGCAGCAGGGCGGCATTCTCGACCAGGTGCTGCGCGAGGTCGAGGTCGAGTGCCTGCCCGGCGATATTCCCAGCCACATTGACGCCGACGTCAGCGACTTGGTGTTTGGCCAGTCGCTGCGCGTCTCCGACCTGCCGCTGGACCGGAGCAAAGTGAAGATTCTTACCCCGGCCGACCAGGTGGTAGCGCACGTCACCTCGGTGAAGGAAGAAGTTGCGCCGGCGCCGGAAGCCGTGGCCGCCGATGCTGCCGCCGCGCCCGCCGAGCCCGAGGTCATCAAGAAGGGCAAGCAGGAGACTGCCGAGGAAGGCGCCGAGGCGGTTGCCGAAAAGGCCGAGAAGCCGGAAAAGGCCGAGAAGAAGGAGAAGAAATAG
- the rpsF gene encoding 30S ribosomal protein S6, whose translation MQRTYELMFIVRPDIVDEELDRLISTLEAQVSTAGGTLKNAERMGKRRLAYQVRGFQDGMYVLFTIEGSGEVVRELERRLRVTEPVIKFITVRVDEELKRLGKIKALRDARVKAKPAPAPEAADAGSEAAPATA comes from the coding sequence ATGCAACGTACCTATGAACTGATGTTTATCGTCCGGCCCGATATCGTGGACGAAGAGCTGGACCGGCTGATTTCGACGCTGGAAGCGCAAGTGAGCACCGCCGGCGGCACGCTGAAGAATGCGGAACGCATGGGCAAGCGCCGCCTCGCCTACCAGGTGCGCGGATTCCAGGACGGCATGTATGTGCTGTTCACCATTGAAGGCTCCGGCGAGGTCGTCCGCGAGCTGGAACGCCGCCTGCGCGTCACCGAGCCGGTGATCAAATTCATCACCGTGCGGGTGGACGAAGAGCTGAAGCGGCTGGGCAAGATCAAGGCCCTGCGCGACGCGCGCGTCAAGGCGAAACCCGCCCCCGCGCCCGAAGCCGCAGACGCCGGCAGTGAAGCAGCGCCGGCAACGGCGTAA
- the ispE gene encoding 4-(cytidine 5'-diphospho)-2-C-methyl-D-erythritol kinase — MPTTLRAFAKINLGLYIGPRRADGFHELRTVYQTLDVYDSVRVSAGPGTGIEIRCQNPQVPRDETNTCWRIAERVMKALKLRRRVVIEIEKNLPVQGGLGAGSSDATATMLALLRELGLPLSAGDKLAIATEIGSDVPLFLVGGTVLGIGHGEQVLPLPDSPPMAVALATPSVGVSTPKAFADWDTLAASENAALTPARVASRIDVFSRSMFAWLAGSLSGVPVKDRDRAETPLLDLVRAGIENDFERVVFPQYPELREVKRVLEREGASYASMSGSGSALYGIFDSPAAAKQAASALRAKGIEARAARTLTRQEYWKNLVIS; from the coding sequence ATGCCGACCACTCTCCGCGCCTTCGCCAAGATCAATCTCGGGCTGTACATCGGGCCGCGGCGCGCCGACGGGTTTCATGAACTGCGCACCGTGTACCAGACCCTGGATGTCTACGACAGCGTGCGCGTGAGCGCCGGTCCGGGCACCGGCATTGAGATCCGCTGCCAGAATCCGCAGGTACCGCGGGATGAAACCAACACCTGCTGGCGGATCGCGGAACGCGTCATGAAGGCGCTCAAGCTGCGGCGGCGCGTGGTGATCGAGATCGAAAAAAACCTGCCCGTACAGGGCGGCCTGGGAGCGGGATCGTCCGACGCGACGGCCACCATGCTCGCCTTGCTACGCGAGCTGGGCCTGCCGCTTTCAGCCGGCGACAAGCTGGCTATCGCGACCGAGATCGGCAGCGATGTCCCGCTGTTCCTGGTCGGGGGCACGGTGCTGGGCATCGGACACGGCGAGCAGGTGCTGCCTCTGCCCGATTCGCCGCCCATGGCGGTGGCCCTTGCCACCCCCAGCGTAGGAGTATCCACCCCCAAAGCTTTCGCCGATTGGGACACGCTGGCAGCGTCGGAGAATGCCGCGTTGACGCCCGCGAGGGTGGCCAGTAGAATAGATGTGTTCAGCCGCTCGATGTTCGCGTGGCTGGCGGGCTCCTTATCCGGTGTTCCTGTCAAGGACAGGGACCGGGCCGAGACACCGCTTCTCGACCTCGTCCGTGCCGGGATCGAAAACGACTTCGAACGTGTCGTCTTTCCTCAGTATCCCGAACTGCGCGAGGTAAAACGTGTCCTGGAGCGCGAAGGCGCAAGCTACGCGTCGATGTCGGGTTCTGGCTCCGCGCTGTACGGAATTTTCGACAGCCCGGCGGCGGCGAAGCAGGCAGCGAGCGCGCTGCGGGCCAAGGGCATCGAGGCGCGAGCGGCCAGGACGTTGACGCGGCAGGAATACTGGAAGAATTTGGTAATTTCGTAA